In Gossypium hirsutum isolate 1008001.06 chromosome D06, Gossypium_hirsutum_v2.1, whole genome shotgun sequence, one genomic interval encodes:
- the LOC121218159 gene encoding cytochrome P450 82C3-like, with the protein MAENEANSEEDFMGVMLSKFRSVEEHDANTINKATSLTLVLAAEDTTSITMTWALALLLNNCDTLNKVQQELDIHVGKDKLLISESDTKNLVYLQSIIKETLRLYSPAPLSVTHEAIEDYTVHGYDVLVGTWLIFNLTRFIVIPAYGQTHLSFNQKNL; encoded by the exons ATGGCTGAAAATGAGGCAAATAGTGAGGAAGATTTCATGGGAGTGATGCTATCTAAGTTCCGTTCAGTTGAGGAACATGATGCCAATACCATCAACAAAGCAACCAGTCTC ACTCTTGTATTAGCAGCGGAAGATACCACATCGATTACAATGACATGGGCTTTAGCTTTATTGCTTAATAATTGTGATACATTGAACAAGGTTCAACAAGAATTAGACATCCATGTTGGCAAGGATAAACTGTTAATATCAGAATCAGACACCAAAAACTTAGTGTACCTTCAATCCATCATTAAGGAAACGCTACGCCTATATTCTCCTGCTCCACTTTCAGTGACCCATGAAGCCATTGAAGACTACACAGTTCATGGATACGATGTTTTAGTTGGCACTTGGCTTATTTTTAATCTGACAAGATTTATCGTGATCCCCGCATATGGACAAACCCATTTGAGTTTCAACCAGAAAAATTTATAA
- the LOC121218713 gene encoding cytochrome P450 CYP82H23 — protein MADKYGRMLTIKLGARRALVVSSWEIAKDCLTIHDKAFATRPKAVAQELLSYNHAMIATAPYGPYWRQMRKFATVELLSNHRLNLLKHVRKSEVKTSLQQLYQLWNKKKSSNSDKVLVEMKRWFGDVTLNVILMIVVGK, from the coding sequence ATGGCTGACAAATATGGAAGAATGCTCACTATCAAGTTGGGTGCGCGTAGAGCTTTGGTGGTGAGTAGTTGGGAGATTGCTAAAGACTGTCTCACCATACATGATAAAGCATTCGCCACTCGTCCAAAGGCAGTAGCCCAGGAACTCTTAAGTTACAACCACGCCATGATCGCCACTGCTCCTTATGGACCTTATTGGCGTCAAATGCGTAAGTTCGCCACTGTTGAGCTCCTCTCAAATCATCGCCTCAACTTGCTTAAACATGTAAGGAAATCCGAGGTGAAAACATCATTGCAACAGTTATATCAACTATGGAACAAGAAGAAAAGTAGTAACAGTGACAAAGTATTGGTGGAGATGAAGAGATGGTTCGGAGATGTTACTCTTAACGTGATACTAATGATTGTTGTAGGCAAATGA